Proteins encoded together in one Lathyrus oleraceus cultivar Zhongwan6 chromosome 5, CAAS_Psat_ZW6_1.0, whole genome shotgun sequence window:
- the LOC127084376 gene encoding protein RADIALIS-like 4, translated as MASSSNWTAKQNKRFENALAMLEKDTPDRWQKVARAVGGKTVEEVKRHYEKLVEDVKLIEEGHVPLPKYTNNGCSYMMDQQDKRMKALSLQ; from the exons ATGGCTTCAAGCTCAAATTGGAcagcaaaacaaaacaaaagatTTGAGAATGCACTAGCAATGTTGGAGAAGGACACTCCAGATCGTTGGCAGAAGGTGGCTAGAGCTGTGGGAGGAAAGACAGTAGAAGAAGTGAAAAGACATTATGAGAAGCTTGTTGAAGATGTGAAGCTGATTGAGGAAGGACATGTTCCACTGCCCAAATACACAAATAATGGTTGCAGTTACATGATGGATCAACAAGATAAAAG GATGAAGGCTCTAAGTCTCCAGTAA